One Rhea pennata isolate bPtePen1 chromosome 15, bPtePen1.pri, whole genome shotgun sequence genomic window, CTCACCAGCCGCGGGCGCTTGACGTGCCTGGGGGCCGTTTGCGTGCCACGTGCGAACACCAGCTGACGCAGCAAGGTTGTCCCTGCCACGTTGGCTTGTCCCCAGCCGGTGGACCTCACGGCTCCGTCCCCTGCCCAGGGGCCCTGGCAGAGTGGCAGGAGCTCCTTCAGCGAGCAGCTATGGGGGATTTCTTTGTCCTGGCTGCCTGGAGTAGCTGTCATGGACCACGTCCCCGCACCGAGCAGAGGGGTCTCTCCCTGACGTATCCCAGGAGCCCGCTTTGGGCTGCCGGGCCCCTGGGCCCGTCCTCGCACTGTGCCCAGCTGGGTGAATGGTCCCCAGCCTGTAGCGGCAGCAGCACAGAGTATAAGCGCTCAGCTCAGGGGCTTTTGAGGGCCATTTGGGGTAGGGCAGTGCTATTTGGGAGGGGATAAGGGGACAGAGTCCTCCCCACCTGTCATGTCCAGCCGGACATGGTGGCACGCTGCCTGCGGGCTCCAAAGGCACAGTGTTATTCCCCGACATGGCTACAGGGTGTTTGCAGCGATAGCAGCTGGAAGTCTTGGCCTTGCCTAGCTAGCCCAGTGAGACAGGGACCTCTGGGCCTTGCCACCCCAAGGTGGCTGGGTTTTGGGACACCAAGCCTGGCCGCTGCCCTGTGCAGTGGACACCTGGTCCACAGTGAGCGAGCCGGGGCCTGTGGGCAGATCTGGTTAAAGGCAGTGCCTTGCCTTTGGTCCAGCTCTGGGGGCTCTTTGGAGAGCAGCCAAATAACTAGGACTAAAAAGATACGATCTGGGGCGAGTGAGGAAACAGGAAGGCAGACGAAATTCTCTTGAGTAAAACGAGTGTACGTGCAGTGTGTGCCACAGTGGCGAGGGGTTTCTGACGCCTCCATGTTTGCCATGACACAGGCATAGCCACAATGAAGTTTAAGAGCCCTCCCGTCAACAGCCTCAGCCTGGACTTCCTCACCGAGTTTTGCATAAGCCTGGAGAAGCTGGAGAACAACCGGGACTGCCGCGGCGTGATCATCACATCCGTACGTGTTGCCTTGGGATAGCGGTGCGAGCTGCAGGGCGGCTTGGCAGGCGCGGATACTGTTCCGTTGCTCATGCTTGGTCTCCTGGATCTCTGGTCAGAGGCACAGGAaggccaggacacagctctaATGAGCTCCAGAAACAGGGCCAGGGAAGGCTTGCAAGGGCTGTGCTCTTTCCTCCTTGTGCCTTTTCTAGCACGAGAACTACAATAAAGCACTGTTGTTGctcataaaaatcaaatctgtCCATCTACAAACTTGGCAAATCCCTTGAGATCTTTTGGACTGCCTAAAGGGAGGCTCTAGGGGAAGCCAGAATTCATTTCCAGGCGTGATGTGCGTGCAAGGCCGTGCCAGAGATAGGACACGGCAGGTTTGGTGCTGCGTGACAGAGGTACCCACAGAGGGGGTCTGATGATGAGGAATCATATTGCAAGTACTGGATGATCCAGTCTATGGGAATGCTGAGGAGGTTGTTTCAGAACCCCAAAAGAGCCTGGTTTGTGTCAGCTTTCCCTCTACTCTAGGCCGAGTGCCTAGGGGGTTGAAGGTCATCATTGAGCAGTGATTCCCAGtgatgtttgtatttttctaattccAGGCCATCCCCAAAATCTTCTCCTCTGGCCTGGACATCACTGAGATGTGTGGGAAGAGCACGGAGCACTATGCCGAGTTCTGGAGAGCTGTGCAGGAGATGTGGCTCAGGCTCTACGGCTCCAACATGGTGACAGTCGCTGCAGTCAATGCAAGTTCTTTAGAGCTGCCTTCCTAGCTGCCCTGTGCGGTCTGACACTTGTTTGCATGATGTGGGAAGagactgacaaaaaaaaaaaacaggtttatctgtactgaaagaaatactgtgttGGGATGTCAGGGCAGCATACATACCTGCTGGGCTGGTGCCCTGACATGTGGGAACGTGGGATGTTACAGGCTCTGCGTAAGCGATATGCCCGGCACAGGTGTCATTAGCAGCACCTTAGCTGCAGTGGAGAGCTCACCCAGCACTCGTGTCCCGCCGGCAGGGGCTCATTCTGCTCAGACTCGGTGGTGCTTTGTGCAGCCAGGGCCGTATCCTGACTCAGGAACTCGACTGGAAATCTGTCCTCCAGcttggagaaggaggaggagggttgTAGGCCAATGTTGAAGTGCAGAGAGGTGTCAAAGGCAGAGCCAAGCGGTTAGGATAGAGGGAGTCTGAAGGATGTTTGTCGTGTTCCCACCTTCTACTTCCTCACTGGTGAGTATTATAGGAGTTGCCCAGAGTTGCCCTGCTAGTCATGGGGAGGAGACCAGGTTGGGGCTGTGCAGTGCCATAGATGCTTATCCTCAGCCCTTTGGGCAGCGATACTTCAGACCTGGCCAGTGCAATATGTCTTCAGTCCTTTGTTCCCTGGGTTTTGTCCCTCCGGTTGTGGTTCTTGCCAGCAGGGAACCATCTGAATGCCATTTGAACCTCAGGATCTGTAAATGTGTAATCGTTACCTGCTTGGGGTCttgttttagtttttcagtGCAGTACCACTTTGGCAGCGCGTGGTTCTGCATCTATCGGCAGACCCTCTTTGAAGTGGCTATCCCAAGGCAGCTGAGTCTCTGACCAACCTCCTGTGTGCATACTGTGCAGGGCTAAGGAAGCACTGAGTCATGGCAAAGATACTCTCAAATCAAAGTTTACAGCTGGGAGGTATTACAGAGCCCCTGAACAAAACTGGTTTTGTGGCATTTAAGATTACAAACTCATAAGAGAATGTCTAAACAAATCTCCACTGCAGGGTTTGCAGCCCAGCTAAAGAGCAAAACTCAATGTGAACAAACCAGCTAGCCAGATTTTCAGTCTGGGAAAATGCAGGAAacaaagagaattaaaaaaaatgaaaggataaaCTCTGGTAAACCTATCGGAAGTCGTCTTTGGTGgctggttttgttctgtttcttacaCTCTTTCAAATCAGCTGAGCAGGGACATCAGCGCTGTCCCTGGCAGCTCCATCACTCTTTGCCTTCTCTATTCTGGAGGAAACGACAAGGCTGCTGGGGTAGGATGCCAGGAATATTTGTAGCTAGAAATGAGGATTGACCTGAACttgctctttccttccctttggCAGGGATCCAGCCCAGCGGGAGGCTGTCTGGTTGCCTTGTCGTGTGACTACAGAATCATGGCGGAGAACCCCAAATTCAGCATTGGCCTGAACGAAGCACAGCTGGGCATTGTGGCTCCCTTCTGGTAGGCCAGTGTCTTTCACTTCTAAGCTCATGTGCTGAGTTCGCCTTCAAGGGGGTTATTAATAAGCTTTAATTGTTCATGAAGATGTAGTTGTATGTGGCCATTGCAGGGGAGTGATCAGGTAGTCGTAGTTACAGGACACAGCCCACTCAGCACCTCATTTGTCTGTCTTGTCCTGTACATGTCTGAAACCCTGTCAGGTTGCAGAATGATCTCACACCTTGTTTTGCAGCCTTCACCAGCAAAGACCTCAGTTTCTGACTCTGCATTCTGCTCAGAAGCTGATGCCAGGAGATCTCTATGGTCGAGCTCAGTCTGAGAATAGTTTCCTGTGGCTGCTAGCTATGAACCTACCAAATCCCATAGCTGTAGAGAAGACCTCTCAAAGCATAGGAAGTTAATATATTGAGATACAGACCTCTTGACTTTGGCTGCCCTAAGAGCGTGTAAATATACTGTTGGAGAGTAGCTTTCACTTCATGGCAAGGGGGCGCAGCTGGGACCTGGGCACTCGGAGTGAATGGAAGAGCTCtcagggaaagggcaggggaCTCTGACAGGGTAACACTAAAAACGGCTCCGCTTGCTAGATTTTGCAAAAAGCGCGTTGGTGGCTTTGCCTCGCTGAGGTCGTAGCTGTGATTTGGCGATCCCTGCCTGGGGAGTGTGACCAGGACACCAAAGCAGAGGCTCTGGGGTGAGCAGTGCTCTTAGCTTTGATGTCTgggtgcagctgctgctgggtgtTTCTTTGCCTAACTGTGGctattcctcttctctcctctcctgtaGGTTTAAGGATGCGTTTGTGAATGTTGTGGGATACCGAGTCGCTGAACGCTCCCTTCAGCTGGGCTACCTTCACCC contains:
- the ECI1 gene encoding enoyl-CoA delta isomerase 1, mitochondrial; the protein is MAAAATLGRRIARAGVLPLCSRPQAWGRAARQPLGLLQAPGLLLAQRRAFSNNKILVELDEGSGIATMKFKSPPVNSLSLDFLTEFCISLEKLENNRDCRGVIITSAIPKIFSSGLDITEMCGKSTEHYAEFWRAVQEMWLRLYGSNMVTVAAVNGSSPAGGCLVALSCDYRIMAENPKFSIGLNEAQLGIVAPFWFKDAFVNVVGYRVAERSLQLGYLHPAPEAHRIGLVDELVPEEKLQDKAAAVIAQWLALPDHARQLTKSMMRKPVLDRLVAHREEDIQNFISFITKESIQKSLRMYMEMLKKKS